The Planctomycetia bacterium DNA segment TCGCCGCGGCGTCGTACGCGCGAGGGCTCGCGTTCCTCCAAGTCCCGACGACGCTCTTAGCGCAGGTCGATAGCTCGGTCGGGGGTAAGACCGGGATCAACCTCGCCGGCGCCAAGAACATGGTCGGCGCGTTCTGGCAACCGATCGGCGTCGTCGTCGATTCCGCCACGCTCGACACGCTGCCGATTCGCGAATATCGCTCGGGGCTGGCCGAGGTCGTGAAATACGGCGTGATTCTCGATGCCGATTTCTTCACGTACCTGGAAGACAACGTCGACGGCCTCGTCACGCGAAAGCCGGAGACGGTGCGCGAGATCGTGGCGCGGAGCTGCGAGCTGAAAGCGCTGGTCGTCAGCCAAGACGAACGAGAAGAGACCGGCTTGCGCGCCGTCTTAAACTACGGCCACACATTTTGCCACGCCTTCGAGACGTTGACGAACTACTCGACCTTGCTGCACGGCGAAGCGGTTTCGATCGGCATGATGTGCGCCGCGCGACTGGCCGAGCGCATGGGCCGCATCGAGCAAGCGCTGGTCGATCGCCAGCGAGCGCTGCTGGTAGCTCTAGGCCTTCCCATCGAGACCCCGGAGCTCGATCCGCAGGAAGTGCTGCGCGTGATGGGGCGCGACAAGAAAGTCGAACACGGAAAACTACGCTTCGTGCTTCCGAGCCGAATGGGGCACGTCGAGCTGGTCGGAAACGTCGCGCCCGAGGATGTGATCGCGGCGCTGAAGGATTGAGTTAACGCCGGATTTCCGCGAAACCACAAGCGGCGCGACGGCGCCGACTTTCGCTTCCTCACGGCTCGAACTAAGCGAAGCTAGGACGCCACGCAAGGGTTCGACAACGTGCCCAAGTTCTCGATCTCGACTTCTACGACATCGCCCGGCTGCAGGAATACCGGCGGCTTCCGCGCCATGCCGACTCCCGGCGGCGTGCCGGTGAAGATGATGTCGCCCGGCAGCAGCGTCACGACGTTCGAGATGTACGCCACGAGCTCATCGATTTTGAAGATGAGTTGCGTCGTGCTCGAGTCTTGCATCGTCGTGCCGTTGAGCCGAAGTTGAATTCGCAAGTTGTTCGGGTCGCCGGCTTCGTCGGGCGTCGTGAGGGTCGGCCCGAAGGGGGCGAACGTGTCGAAGGTCTTGCCGAGCAGCCATTGTTTGCCGGGCTTATTGAGCTGCCAATCGCGAGCCGATACATCGTGGCCCGGGCAGTATCCGGCGACGTGCGACAGTGCGTCGGCGCGGGAGATATTCTTTCCGCCGCGGCCGATCACGACGACCAACTCCGCTTCGTAATCGACTTGCGTGCTCGCCTTCGGCAGCACGATCGGGTCGTGCGGCGCGCAAACCGCGGTCGGAAACTTGCTGAAGAAGACCGGCTCGTCGGGAGGGGCCACGCCGCTTTCCTTCGCGTGGTCGGCATAATTCAGACCGACGCAAATCACCTTTTGCGGGTCGGGAATCGGGGCGAGCAAGCGAATGCCGTCGGGGAGCGGAGCCCCGTTTTGAGCCGCTTTCGCGGCCCGTGCAACTCCTGCCGGACCGAGCGCGATCAGCTCCTTCAGCGTGGCCGGAAGGGTCGGGTCGACGGCGTTAAGATCGACGTAACGGCCGTTTTGCAACGCCGCGGCACGCGCCCCGGTCGGGCTCTGATAGCTGACGAACTTCACGGAATTCTCCTGTCGCGGTCGCGTCTACGGAACGGTCGATGAGGCCGTTTACCTGTCGGAATCGTTATTGAACCCGGCTCATGGCAAAGCGGCAAGAGACGGCAAGCCGTAAATTCGCGACTTTCGTTAAATCCGGCTGCAAATGACAGTTTCTTAGTGTGGATTAGCTCTGTGGTTTGCCGTCGGCGCGGTCGTGACCTAGGTTTCGATAGGCACCTCACCTTTGCGCTACGACTCCATAACGATGGACAACCGTCAATCTAGCCCGCTCTCGACGCCGCCTGAGCGCGTCGCCGCCGATGCTGTTTCAGCATCGGCCGAGGGCCGGCTCGCGCAGTTGTCGACGCTCATGGAGGATCTCCACGAAGGCGAGCAAGAGGTTGTCGGCCGTCCGACGATCGTCGATTCGTTCGAGACCGAAAGCACGCTCGTGCAAGCCCGGCTCGGCATCGGCAGCAGTCTTTATGCGGCTCTGCGTTGGAAGCACGAACCGACGGCTCAACACTGCCTTCGCGTTGCGCTTTGCTGCTCCGGTTGGGCCGAGATGATGACGTTGCCGTCGACGCTTCGCGACGAGCTCGAGTTGGCGGCGCTCTTACACGACGTCGGCAAGATCGGCGTGCTCGACTCGATTCTCGCCAAGCCCGGCAAGTTCAGCCCGCAAGAAGCGGCGATCATGGACTGCCAATGGCTCATGGGCGAGCAGATCCTACGGAGCTGCAGCGCCTCGAACGGCGTGATCGACATCATTCGTTACGCTCGCGGTTGGTTCGACGGCAAGCGCGGCGATTGCGATCTCGCCGGCGACGAACTTCCGCTCGGTTCGCGCATGCTGGCGATCGTCGACGCGTTCGACTCGATGACGACCGATCATGTGTTTCGCCGGGCGATGTCGGTGCAACGTGCGTTCGACGAGCTCTTCCGTTGTGCCGGCACGCAGTTCGATCCGGACCTCGTGACCGTCTTCAGTAAATTGTTCGAGAAAGATCCGTTGGCGATGCAGCTCATCGCCGGCAATCGGTGGCTCGCCGACCTCGACCCGAACATTGTGCAGGGGCAATATCGCCGCGGCCGCGTTCAAGCGCCGATGGGCCCGCTGTCGACCGAATCGATCTTCCAGACGAAAATGCTCGACTCGATGCACGACGCCGTGATCTTCGTCGACGCTTATCTCAAGGTTCTCTATTGGAACCAAGGGGCTGAGCGTTTGACCGGCATTTCGGGCAAGAGCATGGTCTCGCGCAACTTCGTACCTAGCTTGCTGAAGCTGTGCGATGAGCGAGAAAAAACGATCGCGGAGCATGAGTGCCCGGTCGCGCAGGCGGTCGCCGGCGGAACGCAGTGGCTACGCCGACTCCATATTTCCGGCCGTGGCGGTAAGCCACTCGCGGTCGATGTGCATGCCATTCCCGTGCTCGACGCCGCGGGCATCATCGCCGGCGCCACACTCCTGCTGCACGACGTCTCGTCCGAGATTTCGCTCGAACAACGCTGCCAGAACCTCCACGATCTCGCCACGCGCGACGCGCTGACGCAAGTCGCCAACCGGGCCGAGTTCGATCGCGTGCTCAAGGAATTCGTCTTAGCGCACCGCGAAACGAAGCGGCCTTGCAGCTTGATCATGACCGACATCGATCGGTTCAAGACGATCAACGATACCTACGGCCACCAGGCCGGCGATCATATCATTCAGGCCGTTGCCCACTTGCTGAAAACCTTCTGCCGCTCCGGCGACTTGGTCGCCCGTTACGGCGGTGAAGAGTTCGTCCTCTTGTGCGCCGACTGCGACAACGCTACCGCCGCACAGCGCGCCGAAGAAGTTCGGGTCGCGTTCGGCATGATGAAACACGAATCGCTCGGCCAGCGCTGCGTCACCTCGAGCTTCGGCGTCACCGAAGTGCAGCCCGGCGACACGCCGGAAACGATGCTTCGGCGGGCCGATCGCGCGCTGTTCACCGCCAAAGAGACGGGCCGCAACCGAGTCGTGCAGCTCGGCGTCGGCGGCGACGCTCAAGGAGCCGAAGACGATCCGAAGATCACGGCTTCGTCGCGCAAGCGGCTTGCCGGCAACATGCTCTTGAAGCGCGAGATGACCAGCGATTCGCCGCTGGAACGGAATGTCGAGAAGCTTAAGGGCTTCGTCGCCGACCATCACGCCGAGATCGTGTTGGCCGATCGGAGCCGTGTGCAATTGCGGATCGGCGGCGATCGGGGCGGGCCCCTCTTCAAGCGCCAAAGCGATCGCTCGATTCGCTTGATTATCGATTTAGGAATCCACGAAGAGTCGTTCGCACCAGAAAGCAATCCGCGCGCCGTCTTCAAACGGACCCGGATCACGGTAATGATCAGCCCGGTGAAGAGCCGCGAACGACGCACGACCGCCGCGCTCGAACGAGCCCGACAGTTGGTCGCTAGCTTGCGTTCGTACCTGATGGCGATCGACGTCGACGGCGTCGAAGCGGTGACGGAAGACGAATCGGGCGGGATCTGGCAAAGCATCCGCAATCTGTTCGGCGGAGCGGCGGCGGCTCGGGAAGTGGAAGAAGCGGACGACGCAGCCCGGTAAGGACGCCGCGAACGTTCGCGAAACCGGGCCGATTCTCCGCGGCCGGTTGACATCGCAAGCCCTTGCGCACCCGATTGAAAACCGCGCAAGCATCCGTTATGTTCGGCGCAGAGAATTCCCTCTGCCGCTCGCAACCGGCTCGGGCGAATTCCTCCCTATTCGCTTCATAACGTCTGCGTTTCCATCCCTTCGATTCATCGATCGCGCCTCAAGGGTGATCGGGAGTAAGAGAAAATCATGGCCTACACACTGCCCGCTCTGCCGTATCCGTTCAACGCCCTCGAGCCCAGCATCGACGCGAAGACGATGGAGATCCATCACGGCAAACATCATCAAGCGTATATCACGAACGTGAACAACGCGATTCAAGGAACTGCGTTCGACAATCTGCCGGTCGAAGAGCTCGTCGCCAAGATCGACACCGTGCCGGAAAACATCCGCGGCGTGGTGCGCAACAACGGCGGCGGACACGCGAATCACTCGCTCTTCTGGACCGTAATGGGCCCGGGCGCCGGCGGCGAGCCGAGCGGCGCGCTGGCCGATGCGATCGCGAAAGATGTCGGCGGCTTCGCGAAGTTCAAGGAAGACTTCTCCAAGGCCGCGCTCACGCGCTTCGGCAGCGGTTGGGCATGGCTCAGCGTCGACAAGTCGAAGAAGCTCGTCGTCGAAAGCACGCCGAACCAAGACAGCCCGCTGATGCACGGCAACACGCCGCTCTTGGGCCTCGACGTGTGGGAACACGCCTACTATCTGAACTATCAAAACCGTCGGGCCGACTACATCGCCGCGTTCTTCAACGTGGTGAATTGGAAGGCCGTCGCCGAACGCTACGCCGCCGCTACCAAGTAGTTGCGCGGATCGAAAATTCGACGAAGTTAGGCATACTGCGGAAAGGCTGAGGGAGAAATCCTCTCGGCCTTTCCGTTTTTTCATTCAAGCCTGCGGCGAAGTCGGCCGATACCTTGTCGCAATGCGGAATCAATCGATCCCGATGAAACTGGCATTGACCGGCCCATCGCGCTCGCTATACTCCCGCCCCACCTTGCCGTAGTAAAGCTGCTCCCTTGCGGAGTCCGGCGGACCTGCGGCAAGCATTTCCCAAACACATCTCGAAACTCTCGGCCTCGGACAGGATGTCCGGCACCGGGTCATCTCCGATACTTCGAAGACACTTCTGCTCGGTTTACGGGCGGCTAAAAGACGCGACAGGGTTGTTGCGCCGGGAAGCCGATGCCGTCGAGCAGGTCACTTTGCGGAAGGACGCATCTTCATGCGAGCGTATCCTGCGCGGTTAGCCTTGTTCTGTTTGTTGACATCCTGCGCCGTCGGTTGTTCGACCGGAGGGATGAAAATGCCGAAGATGTGGCCTTTCGCCACCGCGGCGAAAACGACCCCTCCAGGCAGCACCTACTCGAGCACGCCGCCGGCGGGTATCGCCGCCAACGGTGGTGCTCCAGGCCTTCCGAGCGCCGGGGCGACCCCTTCGCCGTTGACCAATACCTACGGCAGCCCAGCGGGTGCCGGAGCGAATCCTTATGCCACGGCGGGCCGTCCGGCCGCTTCTCCTTACGGCGCTGCTCCCGCCGCCGGTGGTTACGCCACGGCCCAACAGCCGGGTGCGAACCCATACGCCGCTCCTGGCGGTAACGTGAACATTCCGGTCAGCTCGAACGAGCCGTACGGTGCCGCACAAGTCGGCTACGGTGCTCAACCGGGCTCGAATCCCTACGCCGCCGGGGCTCGCTCCTCGGTCGCAGCCGCACCGCAGGCGCCTGCCTCGCAAAACGGTTACTACAACGCCCAAGCTTATCCAGGTGCGGCCGCCGCTCCGGCTCCGACCCAGAACCCTTACGCCGCTACGGCCGGCGCCGCTCCGTATGGTGCCGCACCGGCTGGTGCGAATCCTTACGCCGCGGGCAATGCAACTCCAGCCGCCTACACGGCTGCCGTTCCTCCGCGAGCCGCCGCACCGGCGAACAACTTCGCCAGCGATCCTCGCTACGGTACGCCGCAAGCCACGGGCTCGGCCTACACCGGCTCGACGGCAACGCCGACCGGAGCATGGGGCGGCAACACCGCACCGTTGAACACCTCGAACGGTGCCACCGCGACCGGCTCGTACGCCGCTCCGGCAAACACCTCGGGCAACGCTACGGCCAGCACCGCTTCCCGTTCGACCAACAATCCGAGCTACGCGATGCCGCCGGCCAGCCCACTCGTCGCCCCGGGCGCCGCTCCTTACCAACCGACGGCTACGGCTTCCGCCGCGGCCGCTCCGGGTGCTTTCCGCCCGGGAACCACGGGGACCTATCCGGCAGCGAGCCCGATCCCGACGACCGTCAATCCATCGGCCGCACCGGCCGGTCGCTACGCGGTTCCGCCGACGACCGCTCCGACGGCCACGCCTGCCTCGTATCCGCCGGCAGGGGGCGCCTATCCGCAAACTCGCGGCTAGTCGAACCGTCACGAATATCGAAACGAAGCGAGCGAGCGGCACTGGTTGCCGCTCGCTCTTTTTATGCGCACGCGCGCTACACGAAATGCGTGCGCACCAACGTCCGAAAATCGGCCGTGTTGCGCACCTTCTGCACGGCGGTCTTGAAGCCGGCGAAGTCGGCGACGAACTTCGCGTAGTAACAGCTCACGCGCGGCAACCGGCGTAGCGCCAGCGCTTGGCCGTAGATTTTGATTTCTTCTTCGAAGATCTCGAGTGCGGCTCGGCCGCGCTCTTGCGCGCTCGGCGGCTTCGGCATACTTCCACCGAGCCACAACGCACGGCATTGAGCGAACAGCCACGGATTCCCGAGGCAGCCGCGCCCGATGCCGACGCCGTCGGCTCCGCTCTCGCGTAGAAACCGGACGGCGTCCGCCGCTTCGCGCACGCCGCCGCTGCCGAACACCGGGATCGTCGCCGCTTGTTTGGCTCGCGCCACGACTTGCCAATCCGGCCCTCCGACATACGCCTGCTGCACGCTCCGACAATGCACCTCGACGGCCGACGCTCCGGCTTGCTCGGCCCGTTGCGTCACTTCCACGGCGGTCTCCGTGGCGGCGTCGGGTCCGCTGCGGATCTTGAGCGTGACCGGAATGGAAACGGCCCGCACGACCGCTTCGACGATCGCTCCGATCGCCGGCGGATCGCCTAGCAGGGCTCCTCCTTCCCCGCGCCCGACCAGCCGCCGGATCGGGCACTCGAAGTTGAGATCGACGCCGTCGAAGTGATGTTCTTCGACGACGCGCGCCGCTTCGGCCATCATCGCCGGTTCGCGCCCGCTGATTTGTCCGACGCGCGGCGACTCTCCCGGCATCGTATAGAGGAGCCGCAGGGCTCTTCGATCGCGGGCCGCGACATCGGCGCCGTCGACCCGCTCGGTGCAGACGAGCGCTGCGCCGTGCTTCTTCATCTGCATGCGAAACGGAAAGTTGGTGTGCTCCTCCATCGGAGCGAGCAGAAACGGATGCGCAACCGCGATGCGCCCGATCTTCATGCTCTGCGCCGACCGCAATGTAGTAGGCACGTTCCACGTGCCGTAACCACACGGGAAAGTGGAGCGCAAACCACGCCAGGATGCGCAAACGAAGTCGCGCGATAACGAATCGACGTCGGCGAGGCCGCGGCACGTGGAACGTGCGTGCTACTTTGCAGAGCTAAGCCGGCGCGTTGCGTTTTCGCGATTCTAACGGGGGCATCACTGCCCCCGCTCGCCTCAGATGGGCCAAGCTGGATCGCGCTCATCGCCAACCCTTTACGGAGTCGGGCAGGTTCCCGAGCTTGTCGAACGGCAAGTCGCGAGGCTCGGTGAGAATTTCCAAATTCGACATCCCGCGCGCCTGCGGCAAGTAAGCCTCGCTGCATTCGACTTCCACCAGGTCGAGCGTGTTGTGGATCCACAGCACCTTCGCCTCCGGCGGCTCGGCCAAGCCGATCGTCGGCAGGGCGACGTCGAGAATCTCGCGATCGGTCGCGTAATCGAAGGGATGCATTCCCGCTGCGACGTGGCCGCCCGTAAGACAGTTGATGCGGGTCTTGCGCTCGTCGATCTGTTCGATCACGCGGCTCCGACAAAACTCGGCCATGCCCACGCCGGTCGCGTTGCCGTGCGTCTCTTCGGTCAG contains these protein-coding regions:
- a CDS encoding fumarylacetoacetate hydrolase family protein; this translates as MKFVSYQSPTGARAAALQNGRYVDLNAVDPTLPATLKELIALGPAGVARAAKAAQNGAPLPDGIRLLAPIPDPQKVICVGLNYADHAKESGVAPPDEPVFFSKFPTAVCAPHDPIVLPKASTQVDYEAELVVVIGRGGKNISRADALSHVAGYCPGHDVSARDWQLNKPGKQWLLGKTFDTFAPFGPTLTTPDEAGDPNNLRIQLRLNGTTMQDSSTTQLIFKIDELVAYISNVVTLLPGDIIFTGTPPGVGMARKPPVFLQPGDVVEVEIENLGTLSNPCVAS
- a CDS encoding diguanylate cyclase, which gives rise to MDNRQSSPLSTPPERVAADAVSASAEGRLAQLSTLMEDLHEGEQEVVGRPTIVDSFETESTLVQARLGIGSSLYAALRWKHEPTAQHCLRVALCCSGWAEMMTLPSTLRDELELAALLHDVGKIGVLDSILAKPGKFSPQEAAIMDCQWLMGEQILRSCSASNGVIDIIRYARGWFDGKRGDCDLAGDELPLGSRMLAIVDAFDSMTTDHVFRRAMSVQRAFDELFRCAGTQFDPDLVTVFSKLFEKDPLAMQLIAGNRWLADLDPNIVQGQYRRGRVQAPMGPLSTESIFQTKMLDSMHDAVIFVDAYLKVLYWNQGAERLTGISGKSMVSRNFVPSLLKLCDEREKTIAEHECPVAQAVAGGTQWLRRLHISGRGGKPLAVDVHAIPVLDAAGIIAGATLLLHDVSSEISLEQRCQNLHDLATRDALTQVANRAEFDRVLKEFVLAHRETKRPCSLIMTDIDRFKTINDTYGHQAGDHIIQAVAHLLKTFCRSGDLVARYGGEEFVLLCADCDNATAAQRAEEVRVAFGMMKHESLGQRCVTSSFGVTEVQPGDTPETMLRRADRALFTAKETGRNRVVQLGVGGDAQGAEDDPKITASSRKRLAGNMLLKREMTSDSPLERNVEKLKGFVADHHAEIVLADRSRVQLRIGGDRGGPLFKRQSDRSIRLIIDLGIHEESFAPESNPRAVFKRTRITVMISPVKSRERRTTAALERARQLVASLRSYLMAIDVDGVEAVTEDESGGIWQSIRNLFGGAAAAREVEEADDAAR
- a CDS encoding superoxide dismutase — encoded protein: MAYTLPALPYPFNALEPSIDAKTMEIHHGKHHQAYITNVNNAIQGTAFDNLPVEELVAKIDTVPENIRGVVRNNGGGHANHSLFWTVMGPGAGGEPSGALADAIAKDVGGFAKFKEDFSKAALTRFGSGWAWLSVDKSKKLVVESTPNQDSPLMHGNTPLLGLDVWEHAYYLNYQNRRADYIAAFFNVVNWKAVAERYAAATK
- a CDS encoding tRNA-dihydrouridine synthase family protein; the protein is MKIGRIAVAHPFLLAPMEEHTNFPFRMQMKKHGAALVCTERVDGADVAARDRRALRLLYTMPGESPRVGQISGREPAMMAEAARVVEEHHFDGVDLNFECPIRRLVGRGEGGALLGDPPAIGAIVEAVVRAVSIPVTLKIRSGPDAATETAVEVTQRAEQAGASAVEVHCRSVQQAYVGGPDWQVVARAKQAATIPVFGSGGVREAADAVRFLRESGADGVGIGRGCLGNPWLFAQCRALWLGGSMPKPPSAQERGRAALEIFEEEIKIYGQALALRRLPRVSCYYAKFVADFAGFKTAVQKVRNTADFRTLVRTHFV